One genomic window of Halictus rubicundus isolate RS-2024b chromosome 12, iyHalRubi1_principal, whole genome shotgun sequence includes the following:
- the LOC143359590 gene encoding SH3 domain-binding glutamic acid-rich protein homolog gives MVVKIYISGISGNKEVKKRQQRVLMILDSKNVEYETIDITEPGKEMEKEFMQSNGIARDSKYPLPPQMFNEEEYCGDYEDFDLANEMDELEEFLKVAPPASAAGAAQNKNIQENGNTTSREPSTDKDATAVENESLEDRTTLPNESIQSDESKPAENDGGTNITAEEDMEHPEESADKNEEKSNDQEQEE, from the exons ATGGTCGTCAAAATCTACATATCGGGTATCAGCGGCAACAAGGAA GTAAAAAAAAGGCAACAGCGTGTCTTAATGATATTAGATAGTAAAAATGTAGAGTACGAAACGATCGATATAACAGAACCTGGAAAGGAGATGGAAAAGGAGTTCATGCAGTCCAATGGCATTGCAAGAGATAGCAAGTATCCGTTACCTCCACAAATGTTTAACGAAGAGGAATATTGCGGG GATTATGAGGATTTCGATTTGGCAAATGAGATGGATGAATTGGAAGAGTTTTTGAAGGTAGCCCCTCCTGCTAGCGCAGCAGGTGCAGCTCAGAATAAGAACATCCAAGAAAACGGGAATACCACAAGTCGAGAG CCCTCCACAGACAAGGATGCAACTGCAGTGGAAAACGAAAG CCTAGAGGACAGGACGACTCTGCCAAATGAAAGTATACAATCAGACGAATCTAAACCTGCAGAAAACGATGGCGGGACAAATATCACAGCCGAGGAAGACATGGAACATCCAGAGGAAAGTGCTGATAAGAACGAAGAAAAATCGAACGATCAAGAACAAGAAGAGTAG
- the Kri gene encoding uracil phosphoribosyltransferase krishah isoform X1, whose product MLYSSVSLPELLHAREGSDMGSTEVTSVTKYSNDTNNDVNDVYGPNLRILPCNNQVKELQTILRDKNTTRSDFKFYADRLIRLVIEESLNQLPFSKCVVTTPTGAKYNGLKYQKGNCGVSIVRSGEAMEQGLRDCCRSIRIGKILVESDVDTHEARVVYAKFPDDISERKVLLMYPIMSTGNTVIKAIAVLKEHNVLEENIILSNLFCTPIAAKSLVTAFPQMKILTSEIHSVAPNHFGQKYFVFYYTNVVDTWTYLGNKVGPNTFDRPSFLETVVSRPSVNGFNILHSLID is encoded by the exons AT GTTGTATAGTTCGGTCAGCCTTCCGGAGCTATTGCATGCACGCGAAGGATCCGACATGGGCAGCACGGAAGTAACATCGGTCACCAAGTATTCGAACGATACCAACAACGATGTCAATGACGTGTACGGGCCAAATTTGAGGATTCTTCCGTGCAACAATCAAGTGAAGGAACTGCAAACAATATTGCGGGACAA AAACACCACGAGGAGCGACTTCAAATTCTACGCAGACCGACTG ATAAGACTGGTTATAGAAGAGAGCTTGAATCAGCTTCCGTTCTCGAAATGTGTGGTCACTACACCCACAGGAGCCAAATACAATGGCTTGAAGTATCAGAAAGGAAATTGTGGAGTGTCTATAGTGAGAAGTGGAGAGGCAATGGAGCAG GGTTTAAGAGACTGTTGTCGTAGCATAAGAATTGGAAAGATATTAGTTGAAAGCGATGTAGATACTCACGAAGCCAGAGTTGTCTACGCAAAGTTTCCAGATGATATATCTGAAAGAAAAGTGTTGTTAATGTACCCTATTATGA GTACTGGGAATACTGTGATAAAGGCAATCGCTGTCTTAAAGGAGCATAATGTACTTGAAGAGAATATAATATTATcaaatttattttgtacaccAATTGCAGCCAAATCTCTAGTCACTGCCTTTCCTCAG ATGAAGATTTTGACATCGGAGATTCATAGTGTAGCCCCAAATCATTTTGGACAAAAATACTTTG TGTTCTATTATACCAACGTGGTCGACACCTGGACTTACTTAG GTAACAAAGTAGGACCAAATACGTTCGATCGGCCTTCATTTTTAGAAACGGTCGTAAGTAGGCCTTCGGTAAATGGATTCAATATTCTTCACAGCTTAATAGATTGA
- the Kri gene encoding uracil phosphoribosyltransferase krishah isoform X2 — protein MGSTEVTSVTKYSNDTNNDVNDVYGPNLRILPCNNQVKELQTILRDKNTTRSDFKFYADRLIRLVIEESLNQLPFSKCVVTTPTGAKYNGLKYQKGNCGVSIVRSGEAMEQGLRDCCRSIRIGKILVESDVDTHEARVVYAKFPDDISERKVLLMYPIMSTGNTVIKAIAVLKEHNVLEENIILSNLFCTPIAAKSLVTAFPQMKILTSEIHSVAPNHFGQKYFVFYYTNVVDTWTYLGNKVGPNTFDRPSFLETVVSRPSVNGFNILHSLID, from the exons ATGGGCAGCACGGAAGTAACATCGGTCACCAAGTATTCGAACGATACCAACAACGATGTCAATGACGTGTACGGGCCAAATTTGAGGATTCTTCCGTGCAACAATCAAGTGAAGGAACTGCAAACAATATTGCGGGACAA AAACACCACGAGGAGCGACTTCAAATTCTACGCAGACCGACTG ATAAGACTGGTTATAGAAGAGAGCTTGAATCAGCTTCCGTTCTCGAAATGTGTGGTCACTACACCCACAGGAGCCAAATACAATGGCTTGAAGTATCAGAAAGGAAATTGTGGAGTGTCTATAGTGAGAAGTGGAGAGGCAATGGAGCAG GGTTTAAGAGACTGTTGTCGTAGCATAAGAATTGGAAAGATATTAGTTGAAAGCGATGTAGATACTCACGAAGCCAGAGTTGTCTACGCAAAGTTTCCAGATGATATATCTGAAAGAAAAGTGTTGTTAATGTACCCTATTATGA GTACTGGGAATACTGTGATAAAGGCAATCGCTGTCTTAAAGGAGCATAATGTACTTGAAGAGAATATAATATTATcaaatttattttgtacaccAATTGCAGCCAAATCTCTAGTCACTGCCTTTCCTCAG ATGAAGATTTTGACATCGGAGATTCATAGTGTAGCCCCAAATCATTTTGGACAAAAATACTTTG TGTTCTATTATACCAACGTGGTCGACACCTGGACTTACTTAG GTAACAAAGTAGGACCAAATACGTTCGATCGGCCTTCATTTTTAGAAACGGTCGTAAGTAGGCCTTCGGTAAATGGATTCAATATTCTTCACAGCTTAATAGATTGA
- the Kri gene encoding uracil phosphoribosyltransferase krishah isoform X3 — translation MLYSSVSLPELLHAREGSDMGSTEVTSVTKYSNDTNNDVNDVYGPNLRILPCNNQVKELQTILRDKNTTRSDFKFYADRLIRLVIEESLNQLPFSKCVVTTPTGAKYNGLKYQKGNCGVSIVRSGEAMEQGLRDCCRSIRIGKILVESDVDTHEARVVYAKFPDDISERKVLLMYPIMSTGNTVIKAIAVLKEHNVLEENIILSNLFCTPIAAKSLVTAFPQDVLVSSQERLQTCTAKIFEDFVLYTHIHTHARTHTYTHSHIYT, via the exons AT GTTGTATAGTTCGGTCAGCCTTCCGGAGCTATTGCATGCACGCGAAGGATCCGACATGGGCAGCACGGAAGTAACATCGGTCACCAAGTATTCGAACGATACCAACAACGATGTCAATGACGTGTACGGGCCAAATTTGAGGATTCTTCCGTGCAACAATCAAGTGAAGGAACTGCAAACAATATTGCGGGACAA AAACACCACGAGGAGCGACTTCAAATTCTACGCAGACCGACTG ATAAGACTGGTTATAGAAGAGAGCTTGAATCAGCTTCCGTTCTCGAAATGTGTGGTCACTACACCCACAGGAGCCAAATACAATGGCTTGAAGTATCAGAAAGGAAATTGTGGAGTGTCTATAGTGAGAAGTGGAGAGGCAATGGAGCAG GGTTTAAGAGACTGTTGTCGTAGCATAAGAATTGGAAAGATATTAGTTGAAAGCGATGTAGATACTCACGAAGCCAGAGTTGTCTACGCAAAGTTTCCAGATGATATATCTGAAAGAAAAGTGTTGTTAATGTACCCTATTATGA GTACTGGGAATACTGTGATAAAGGCAATCGCTGTCTTAAAGGAGCATAATGTACTTGAAGAGAATATAATATTATcaaatttattttgtacaccAATTGCAGCCAAATCTCTAGTCACTGCCTTTCCTCAG GATGTTCTCGTTTCGTCGCAGGAGAGACTGCAAACATGCACGGCAAAGATATTTGAAGATTTTGTGTTATATACACACAttcacacacacgcacgcacacacacatacacacactcACACATATATACATAA
- the Kri gene encoding uracil phosphoribosyltransferase krishah isoform X4 codes for MLYSSVSLPELLHAREGSDMGSTEVTSVTKYSNDTNNDVNDVYGPNLRILPCNNQVKELQTILRDKNTTRSDFKFYADRLIRLVIEESLNQLPFSKCVVTTPTGAKYNGLKYQKGNCGVSIVRSGEAMEQGLRDCCRSIRIGKILVESDVDTHEARVVYAKFPDDISERKVLLMYPIMSTGNTVIKAIAVLKEHNVLEENIILSNLFCTPIAAKSLVTAFPQMKILTSEIHSVAPNHFGQKYFGCSRFVAGETANMHGKDI; via the exons AT GTTGTATAGTTCGGTCAGCCTTCCGGAGCTATTGCATGCACGCGAAGGATCCGACATGGGCAGCACGGAAGTAACATCGGTCACCAAGTATTCGAACGATACCAACAACGATGTCAATGACGTGTACGGGCCAAATTTGAGGATTCTTCCGTGCAACAATCAAGTGAAGGAACTGCAAACAATATTGCGGGACAA AAACACCACGAGGAGCGACTTCAAATTCTACGCAGACCGACTG ATAAGACTGGTTATAGAAGAGAGCTTGAATCAGCTTCCGTTCTCGAAATGTGTGGTCACTACACCCACAGGAGCCAAATACAATGGCTTGAAGTATCAGAAAGGAAATTGTGGAGTGTCTATAGTGAGAAGTGGAGAGGCAATGGAGCAG GGTTTAAGAGACTGTTGTCGTAGCATAAGAATTGGAAAGATATTAGTTGAAAGCGATGTAGATACTCACGAAGCCAGAGTTGTCTACGCAAAGTTTCCAGATGATATATCTGAAAGAAAAGTGTTGTTAATGTACCCTATTATGA GTACTGGGAATACTGTGATAAAGGCAATCGCTGTCTTAAAGGAGCATAATGTACTTGAAGAGAATATAATATTATcaaatttattttgtacaccAATTGCAGCCAAATCTCTAGTCACTGCCTTTCCTCAG ATGAAGATTTTGACATCGGAGATTCATAGTGTAGCCCCAAATCATTTTGGACAAAAATACTTTG GATGTTCTCGTTTCGTCGCAGGAGAGACTGCAAACATGCACGGCAAAGATATTTGA